DNA sequence from the bacterium genome:
TCGGGCTGCTGACTCCAGAGGCATCGAGCTGCGGCAAAATTACCGGCGCGTTGCCAAAAGATGCTTATCCAAACAAGGCCACTATTCACATGCCAGACAACTGCGCCGGGCGCGCAAAGAAACCAAGCGTCTGAAGACTATGCTAGGCCGTGTCTATCGTGATATCCTTCGAAAAATCAACGATCCAGATGAGCAACTTGCTGAGCTTTTGATGCGCGCTGAAAAGTTATTGCTGCAAGAAAAGAATGACTCTCACAAGCTTTACAGTGTCCATGCGCCGGAAGTGGAGTGCATCGCCAAAGGCAAAGTTCATAAGCGCTATGAGTTTGGCTGCAAAGTAGGTTTAGTCACCACCAGTAAGGATAACTGGATTGTAGGTGTCCAGGCGTTTCACGATAATCCCTATGACGGCCATACTTTGCCGGCTTGTTTGGCAGAGACGAAAAAATACACTGGCTGGCAGCCGGGAGAGGCGTATGTCGATCGCGGCTATCGCGGCCATTCAGTGGACCCGAAAGCGACCAATGTGCATATTGTCGATTGGAAGCGCATGAAGCGAAAAACTCGAGCGGTCCGATACTGGTTCAGGAGAAGATCGGCCATTGAACCTGTCATTGGTCATGTGAAAACTGATAATCGGATGTCAAGGAACTATCTCAAAGGCAAAGAAGGCGACCAGATCAACGCTATCCTCTGCGCCTGCGGCTACAATTTGAGAAAACTGCTCGCAGTTTTCTTTTTGCCTGAAAAGATCTGGCAATTTCTGCGAGCATTTGGTGCTTATTTCTTGAATCCTTTTGTCAGATATGAACCGAATCTGTGCTTTTCTCGCAACTAAAGGCTTTTTCAGTGCTGACTAGTTAATCCTTATGGTGATGGTCAGGCTGCTAAGAGAATCGTAAATATCTTGTGTAAAAATTTATGACTAAGATTCAACTGCAAATCCAATGATGCACACCATTAATGAAATACTTCATACTTTTTCTGCATGGTTAATGTTGATTCATGCGAATGGCTATCTGATTCTATCCTTTGATGTTTAATACAGGGCTATAATTTGTCGTCAAACCGTACTACTAAATATAGTTACAATCACTATCCGAATATTTTGGCAAATGATGTTGTTCGAAAGGATTGAATTTTAAAGGAATGAAAGTAATTTATCCAAAAACCTTAATATTAATTGTAAATTTCAATCCAATGGGTAGCGGAATAACGGTAAGAAACTTGTTTTATAACTGGCCAAAATCAAAACTAGCAAATGCAAGCCTGCAAGTTATAGAGGATAGGACTATTTGCGATTTATATTATACACTGCATACGAGCCAATTCCCTATCGTTAATAGAATTAATAATGATGACAAAGAAATTGCCAGCCAAATTATCGACCGAAACTCTGTGGCCAACGGATTTAAAAAGAAGCTGCTAATTGGTTTTAAGAATTTTTTAGAGCAAAAATATATTATCAATAAAATCAAAATTGATGGCAATTTAATAAAATGGATTTCTTCGCATAAATTTGATTTACTCTACGCGATCCCCTCAACTGCAAAAGATATTCCATTTTTAATCAGGTTAAAGAAACTGACAAATTTACCATTGGCTGTTCATATTTTTGATGATTGGGTCGAGCACAACCGATTTGGTTATTTTAAAATTATTTTTAAACCCTTATTAGAGCATGACTTTAAAAAGTTGTTAAAGATTGCAGACTTGAAAATTGCAATATGTGAAGACATGAAAATTGCCTATGAAAAGCGTTATAAGGCACAGTTTTATTATTTTCATAATCCTGCTCATGACACAGCAAATTTATCGTCCATTGATAAAGAAAGAGTCCCTAATTCCATTGAGATATTATTTATCGGTACAATAGGTGAGCACAATATTGATTTATTTGTTGCATTAGGGCATGCTATTGATGTATTACAATCTGAGAAAATTAAAATTAAGCTACGATTTTTTGGCTATATTTCCAAGCCGTTCATCCTTGGAGTCCTGGACACCATAAATGGCTTGGAGATAAATAAGCCTCTTGATAATCATCAAATCCCAGAAATACTAGCTAATAGTGATATTTTATTACTTCCTTTATCATTTAGCAAATCACAAAAGAATTATATACAATATTCTATGCCAACCAAGGTTTCAGAATACTTGGCCTCCGGTGTCCCAATATTGGTGATGGCGCCTGATAAATATGCTCTCACAAATTATGCTGTTAAGGGTCAATGGGCTTTTGTTGTGTCTGAAATAAATGTAAATAAATTAGTTACTGCAATAAAGGAATTAATTTTCAATGATAAATTAAGGGCCCAGATTGTTAGCAACGCTCAAAATGAATTTTATTCTAAGCACCGTATTGAGGGTGTTAGCGAATCATTTCGAGATACTCTATCAACAATTATAGCAAATGAATATTCATCATAATAGTCACAATCATAATTGTGATTCATGTTTTGTCAAGAATGTGCTTCAAGTACAATGCTAGCTTATTCTTATATAATTGGCAATAATCGAAACGCAATTTGGAATTCATTCTTAATACATATTAAAAGATTTGCGCTATTTGAAAATGAAATGACAGTATTCTTGAGTGAAAAAAATGCTAATTATGAGGGTACGAGGGTAGCTAATAATATAAAAATAGAGTATTATAGTAATTATATCCAACTGATCACAAAAATATTGCGGGCCAAAGATAATAAAATATTCATCGCCGGCAATTTTGATGCCTTTATTTTATTGCCCATTCGTATTTTTTCTAAGAAAAAATTTATCTTATGGGTTCAAGGTTTACATGCAGAAGAAAAATATCTAAAAACCAAATCAAAGCTGATCTTTTTTATTTATTCATTAATACAAAGAATGGCAATGCAGTTATGCCACAGATATATCTTTGTAAGTACCCACATGAGAGAATACTTTGAAAAAATATACAAGAAGAGTTATACCGATTTATTTATTGTAGTACCTTGTACATCTGATCTTCATTATACATCTGCGAAGAAAATTCCTTCATCATATACATATATTGGTGGGACTTCGGCTTGGCAAAAGATTGACAAAATATTACAGTTGTTCAATATTATTGGTCAAAATAACACCGAAGCAAAGCTTTTTCTAATTATGAACGACATATCTCAGGTATATAATTTAATAGAGTTGCATGCAGTACAAAAAGCTAAGAGTCGTATTATTGTTGACCATTTAGTTGAGAGAAATGCCATACAAGATCACTTATCCAAGATGCAGTATGGATTCCTAATAAGAGATCAACATATTATCAATAACGTAGCAAGTCCCATCAAATTGGCAGAATACCTATCATGTGGTGTTTTTCCGATCATTAGCCCTAGTATCACTAGTTATGCTAACCTACTTGAGCTTAGAAACTCAGCATTAGTAATTCGGAATATTGAAGATATTTTGCTGACAACATCATTAAATATAAATACTAAGGAATTACTTGAAAGCTATCAATTAATTTATTCAGAAGAAAAGTTAACCAGGCAATATAAATTCCTGATATAACATTCAGTCTGGATAATGCTTGCGTAATATTAATAGTCTAAAAAAATAATAAGATCTTGTTAAATATGGAGTTAGTTTTATAAATATCAAACCTAAAATCGCAGTAATTGGTCTAAAAGGATTGCCCGCATTTGGTGGAGCAGCTGCAGTCGGCGAAAATATCATCGCCCAATTAGGGAG
Encoded proteins:
- a CDS encoding IS5 family transposase, producing the protein MKPKKHFETPDLFRARLDQILDHSHQICILANKIDWSIFDEAFGKTYDEKTGRPGCPTRLMVGLHYLKYTFNESDESVVDRFLENPYWQYFCGFEYFQHELPIDSSSMTRFCKRLGPGGIEKLFEQVIETAKRGKHLTRSHLNKVNVDTTVQEKAIAFPTDARLYYKMRDALVRAADSRGIELRQNYRRVAKRCLSKQGHYSHARQLRRARKETKRLKTMLGRVYRDILRKINDPDEQLAELLMRAEKLLLQEKNDSHKLYSVHAPEVECIAKGKVHKRYEFGCKVGLVTTSKDNWIVGVQAFHDNPYDGHTLPACLAETKKYTGWQPGEAYVDRGYRGHSVDPKATNVHIVDWKRMKRKTRAVRYWFRRRSAIEPVIGHVKTDNRMSRNYLKGKEGDQINAILCACGYNLRKLLAVFFLPEKIWQFLRAFGAYFLNPFVRYEPNLCFSRN
- a CDS encoding glycosyltransferase; the protein is MKVIYPKTLILIVNFNPMGSGITVRNLFYNWPKSKLANASLQVIEDRTICDLYYTLHTSQFPIVNRINNDDKEIASQIIDRNSVANGFKKKLLIGFKNFLEQKYIINKIKIDGNLIKWISSHKFDLLYAIPSTAKDIPFLIRLKKLTNLPLAVHIFDDWVEHNRFGYFKIIFKPLLEHDFKKLLKIADLKIAICEDMKIAYEKRYKAQFYYFHNPAHDTANLSSIDKERVPNSIEILFIGTIGEHNIDLFVALGHAIDVLQSEKIKIKLRFFGYISKPFILGVLDTINGLEINKPLDNHQIPEILANSDILLLPLSFSKSQKNYIQYSMPTKVSEYLASGVPILVMAPDKYALTNYAVKGQWAFVVSEINVNKLVTAIKELIFNDKLRAQIVSNAQNEFYSKHRIEGVSESFRDTLSTIIANEYSS